One genomic window of SAR202 cluster bacterium includes the following:
- the rpmD gene encoding 50S ribosomal protein L30 — MAKIAVTYVKSATGYDAGQRRTVESLGLRKLHQTVEHEDTPAIRGAISKVAHLVNIKPIE; from the coding sequence ATGGCTAAGATCGCTGTAACGTACGTCAAAAGCGCGACCGGCTACGATGCCGGTCAGAGAAGGACTGTGGAGAGCCTGGGCCTTCGAAAGCTTCACCAGACGGTGGAGCACGAGGACACCCCGGCCATCCGCGGAGCGATCTCAAAGGTCGCTCACCTGGTCAACATCAAGCCGATCGAGTAG
- the secY gene encoding preprotein translocase subunit SecY has protein sequence MVRQSQAARSDITKPQLLQSVLAAWRIPDLRAKILFTLAMLVVFRFVAHVPVPGVDVQALNQAFEQQALLGFLDLFSGGALSNLSIAALGVYPYITASIVVQIMIPIVPRLKAISQEGEYGRQRINQITHYLAVPVALFQGWGQLTILRQSNVLPGVDFGLNLQTAAIMASLVAGTMFLVWLGELITERGLGNGVSIIIFGGIVAQFPQLIGQSFLEPGQTRGLIMLAVFGFALIFVIVWFTEAVRRIPVQYGRSIFRGGRMQRQSGATFLPLKVNSAGMIPLIFAFSIIILPVTVASYFRAAPGEANPSIFERLAGFFTTTFDPQGGVYWIAVFILVVVFTFFYTLIIFQQQNLAETLQRNGGFIPGIRPGEPTQDYLNKVILRITWGGALFLGIIAVMPFFVTLITDIRALTLSSTSLLIMVGVALDTMRQLEAQLLMRNYEGFIK, from the coding sequence GTGGTACGCCAGAGCCAGGCTGCCAGGTCAGATATAACAAAGCCGCAGCTCCTGCAGTCGGTATTGGCCGCGTGGCGCATACCCGACCTCAGGGCGAAGATTTTGTTCACGCTCGCGATGCTCGTGGTCTTCCGCTTCGTTGCGCACGTTCCTGTGCCCGGAGTGGACGTTCAGGCGCTCAACCAGGCCTTTGAGCAGCAGGCGCTACTGGGCTTCCTGGACCTGTTCAGCGGCGGCGCTCTCTCTAATCTGAGCATCGCCGCGCTTGGCGTTTATCCCTATATTACTGCGTCTATCGTGGTGCAGATTATGATACCGATTGTTCCCAGGCTAAAGGCGATATCCCAGGAGGGCGAATACGGTCGCCAGCGGATAAACCAGATCACGCACTACCTGGCCGTTCCTGTCGCGCTGTTCCAGGGGTGGGGCCAGCTCACAATCCTGCGGCAGTCAAACGTTCTCCCCGGCGTGGACTTCGGACTTAACCTGCAGACGGCGGCGATTATGGCCTCCCTGGTTGCGGGCACAATGTTCCTGGTATGGCTGGGCGAGCTCATTACGGAGCGCGGCCTCGGCAACGGCGTCTCGATCATCATCTTCGGTGGCATCGTCGCGCAGTTCCCCCAGCTCATCGGCCAGAGCTTCCTCGAGCCGGGCCAAACTCGCGGTCTCATTATGCTCGCGGTGTTCGGTTTCGCACTCATCTTTGTGATTGTATGGTTTACCGAGGCGGTCAGGCGCATCCCCGTCCAGTACGGGCGCAGCATTTTCCGCGGCGGCAGGATGCAGAGGCAGAGCGGCGCGACGTTCCTCCCATTGAAGGTCAACTCCGCCGGCATGATCCCTCTGATCTTCGCCTTCTCGATCATCATCCTCCCGGTGACGGTCGCAAGCTACTTCAGGGCCGCTCCCGGGGAAGCCAACCCGTCGATCTTCGAGAGGCTGGCGGGCTTCTTTACGACCACCTTCGATCCTCAAGGCGGGGTGTACTGGATCGCCGTCTTTATCCTGGTGGTGGTCTTTACCTTCTTCTACACGCTAATCATCTTCCAGCAGCAGAACCTGGCGGAGACGCTCCAGCGCAACGGCGGCTTCATACCGGGCATTCGGCCTGGCGAGCCCACGCAGGACTATCTCAATAAGGTCATTCTCCGCATCACCTGGGGAGGCGCGCTGTTCCTGGGAATCATCGCGGTGATGCCGTTCTTTGTGACGCTTATTACCGACATTCGCGCGCTCACCTTGAGCAGCACGAGCCTGCTCATTATGGTGGGAGTTGCGCTGGACACGATGCGGCAGCTTGAGGCTCAGCTTTTGATGAGGAACTACGAAGGGTTCATCAAGTAG
- the map gene encoding type I methionyl aminopeptidase, with protein MSKGQVRESVINYAARIGASKPDGITLKSPKEIELMRAAGKVVAQTKAKVLQAVRPGVTSRELDQIAEKEIRRMGAVPSFKGYRGFPATICVSFNEEIVHGIPSGRVLKEGDVVSLDFGAVVGGFHSDSAVTVGVGKVSPEAQRLMDVTRDSLLAGIAQVQPGNRIGDIAAAVQEYAETRGYGVVREYVGHGIGRALHEDPQVPNYGIAGRGPLLKVGMVLAIEPMLNIGGWQTKVLKDGWTVVTADGTISAHFEDTVAITENGVEVLTALQGVVGRE; from the coding sequence ATGTCAAAGGGCCAGGTCCGGGAGAGTGTCATTAATTACGCAGCACGAATCGGGGCATCCAAGCCGGACGGCATCACGCTAAAGTCTCCAAAAGAGATAGAGTTGATGCGGGCGGCCGGCAAGGTCGTCGCCCAAACGAAGGCGAAGGTGCTCCAGGCGGTCAGACCGGGCGTCACGTCACGTGAGCTCGACCAGATCGCGGAGAAAGAGATCCGGCGAATGGGGGCCGTACCCTCGTTCAAAGGGTACAGGGGTTTTCCTGCCACGATCTGTGTATCTTTCAATGAAGAGATCGTTCACGGGATCCCGTCCGGCAGGGTGCTGAAGGAAGGCGACGTCGTCAGCCTGGACTTCGGCGCCGTGGTCGGTGGGTTCCACTCGGACAGCGCTGTAACTGTAGGGGTCGGGAAAGTCTCGCCCGAAGCGCAGCGCCTGATGGACGTGACGAGAGACTCGCTCCTGGCGGGGATCGCGCAGGTGCAGCCCGGGAACCGCATCGGGGATATCGCCGCCGCGGTACAGGAATACGCAGAGACACGCGGGTACGGAGTAGTCAGGGAGTACGTCGGGCATGGGATCGGCCGCGCCCTGCACGAGGACCCGCAGGTCCCCAACTACGGCATTGCCGGACGGGGGCCGCTGCTGAAGGTCGGGATGGTCCTCGCTATCGAGCCGATGCTTAACATAGGCGGTTGGCAGACAAAAGTTCTCAAGGACGGCTGGACGGTGGTGACCGCCGACGGGACCATCTCGGCGCACTTTGAGGACACGGTCGCCATTACAGAGAATGGAGTCGAAGTGCTGACGGCCCTGCAGGGTGTCGTCGGCAGGGAGTGA
- the rplE gene encoding 50S ribosomal protein L5, giving the protein MTTEQNADNTKSKKAPKSDGAKGGAAKRSEAAADSPKAEAAKSEAPAKGQQKGEQAKGGAKTPRAAKPESAPIPERKGPLPPARLAVRYKDEVAATLFKEFGYSSTMQIPRLEKIIVNVGIGAEAITNAKAVEAATKDITTITGQKPITTRARKSIATFKIRQGMPMGITVTLRGRRMYEFYDRLVSSALPRIRDFRGVPRNAFDGRGNYALGLKEQVMFPEIEYNSIDRMRGLQIVIVTTAASDREGFRLMELLGMPFEKSVGSGKRAA; this is encoded by the coding sequence GTGACTACTGAACAGAACGCAGATAACACCAAGAGCAAGAAGGCTCCAAAGTCCGACGGCGCCAAGGGCGGCGCTGCAAAGCGTTCTGAGGCTGCTGCCGACTCTCCCAAGGCTGAGGCTGCCAAGTCAGAGGCCCCCGCGAAGGGCCAGCAGAAGGGTGAGCAGGCCAAGGGTGGCGCAAAGACCCCCAGGGCTGCCAAGCCTGAATCGGCGCCCATTCCCGAGCGCAAGGGTCCTCTTCCTCCCGCCAGGCTGGCGGTCAGGTACAAGGACGAGGTAGCCGCAACCCTCTTCAAGGAATTCGGCTACTCCAGCACGATGCAGATTCCCAGGCTTGAGAAGATCATCGTGAACGTTGGCATCGGCGCGGAAGCAATCACGAACGCCAAGGCCGTTGAGGCTGCGACGAAGGACATCACCACTATCACCGGGCAGAAGCCGATAACGACTCGCGCCCGCAAGTCAATCGCGACCTTCAAGATCAGGCAGGGGATGCCCATGGGCATCACCGTTACCCTCCGCGGTCGCAGGATGTACGAGTTTTACGACAGGCTCGTCAGCTCCGCGCTGCCGAGAATCCGCGACTTCCGCGGCGTCCCGCGGAACGCCTTCGACGGGCGCGGCAATTACGCCCTCGGACTCAAGGAGCAGGTTATGTTCCCGGAGATCGAGTACAACTCGATCGACAGGATGCGCGGCCTTCAGATCGTGATCGTAACTACAGCCGCGTCGGACCGCGAAGGCTTCAGGCTCATGGAGCTTCTGGGAATGCCTTTCGAGAAGTCCGTGGGCTCCGGGAAGCGCGCCGCGTAG
- a CDS encoding 50S ribosomal protein L18, with translation MSREGSSTARRVARHQRVRRKVKGTADRPRLAVFRSLNHIYAQVIDDTKGVTLAAASSMEGDVKSKADGQKKVKVSEMVGKLVAVRAKAQGVSAVVFDRGGYLYHGRIKAVADAARKGGLSF, from the coding sequence ATGTCCAGGGAAGGTTCCAGCACGGCGCGACGGGTGGCACGCCACCAGAGGGTGCGCCGCAAAGTAAAGGGCACGGCCGATAGGCCAAGGCTCGCGGTCTTCCGAAGCCTGAACCACATCTATGCCCAGGTCATCGACGATACGAAGGGTGTGACGCTGGCAGCAGCTTCCAGCATGGAAGGCGACGTCAAGTCCAAGGCCGATGGCCAGAAGAAGGTCAAGGTCTCTGAGATGGTGGGCAAGCTGGTCGCCGTGAGGGCGAAGGCCCAGGGCGTGTCGGCGGTGGTGTTCGACCGCGGCGGGTACCTGTACCATGGCCGTATCAAGGCCGTCGCGGACGCGGCGCGCAAGGGAGGTCTTTCCTTCTAA
- the rpsQ gene encoding 30S ribosomal protein S17, translating into MSFERRKVRVGTVVSDKMEKTVVVEVEWRRVHPVYKKAVRRRTRFKAHDEAKISKTGDVVRIRETRPLSKTKRWSVVEVVTAGDIAEIQPDELGVPQEQPVEATTTTPEGAAKA; encoded by the coding sequence ATGAGCTTTGAAAGACGCAAAGTCAGGGTCGGCACAGTCGTCAGCGACAAGATGGAGAAGACGGTCGTTGTAGAGGTCGAGTGGCGCAGGGTCCACCCGGTCTACAAGAAGGCCGTCCGGCGCAGGACGCGGTTCAAGGCGCACGATGAGGCCAAGATATCCAAGACAGGCGACGTCGTCCGCATTCGCGAGACCCGGCCGCTCTCCAAGACGAAGCGCTGGAGCGTCGTCGAGGTTGTGACCGCGGGCGATATCGCGGAGATACAGCCGGACGAGCTCGGAGTGCCCCAAGAGCAGCCGGTCGAGGCAACGACTACCACGCCGGAAGGCGCCGCCAAGGCCTAA
- the rpsC gene encoding 30S ribosomal protein S3 — MGNKTHPVGFRLGITSDWKAKWFADKQKEYRGLVKEDMAIRKAVTSNKDDAGISRVDIERGSNDVVITIHTARPGIVIGRGGQKVEELRKELEKLTSRRIRLNIQDIRQAELDAYLVARNIADQLERRVAFRRAIKQAVTRTMQSGAKGIKVVAGGRLGGGEIARTEKAMEGRVPLHTLRADIDFAIAEAHTGFGRIGVKVWIFKGEVLPQRKQVDAVTAALDATSAPAKTEQEGTANAAAKES; from the coding sequence TTGGGAAATAAGACTCATCCAGTAGGGTTCCGGCTCGGGATCACTTCCGATTGGAAGGCCAAGTGGTTCGCTGACAAGCAGAAAGAGTACCGCGGGCTTGTCAAAGAAGACATGGCCATCCGGAAGGCCGTAACGTCCAACAAGGACGACGCCGGCATTTCCAGGGTCGATATCGAGCGGGGCTCGAACGATGTGGTGATTACCATCCACACGGCCCGCCCGGGCATCGTGATCGGCCGCGGCGGCCAAAAGGTTGAAGAGCTGCGCAAGGAGCTCGAAAAGCTCACCAGCCGGCGTATCCGCCTGAACATTCAGGATATCCGCCAGGCCGAGTTGGATGCTTACCTGGTGGCCAGGAACATCGCAGACCAGCTCGAGCGGCGCGTGGCGTTCCGCAGGGCCATCAAGCAGGCCGTAACGAGGACTATGCAGTCCGGGGCGAAGGGCATCAAGGTCGTCGCGGGCGGCCGCCTCGGTGGCGGGGAGATTGCGCGCACTGAGAAGGCCATGGAGGGCAGGGTTCCTCTGCACACCCTCCGCGCAGACATCGATTTCGCGATCGCCGAGGCGCATACCGGTTTCGGTCGCATCGGCGTGAAAGTATGGATTTTCAAGGGAGAGGTCCTGCCGCAGCGCAAGCAGGTGGACGCTGTCACCGCGGCGCTCGATGCGACCTCCGCTCCTGCGAAGACCGAGCAAGAGGGTACAGCAAATGCTGCAGCCAAAGAGAGTTAA
- the rpsK gene encoding 30S ribosomal protein S11 — protein MPRAPRTRRKERKSIPVGRAYVQSTFNNTMITLTDPQGNVLAWGSAGGVGFKGSRKSTAFAAQRAAEATAKKGMEQGLRQVEVFVRGPGAGRESAIRSLQASGIHVTSIRDLTPVPHNGCRPRKRRRV, from the coding sequence ATGCCAAGGGCACCCAGGACGCGACGCAAAGAGCGCAAGTCGATTCCGGTTGGACGCGCGTACGTGCAGTCCACATTTAACAACACAATGATCACACTCACCGACCCGCAGGGCAATGTGCTCGCATGGGGCAGTGCCGGCGGTGTAGGGTTCAAGGGCTCCAGGAAGTCCACGGCGTTCGCTGCGCAGCGCGCCGCCGAGGCCACGGCCAAGAAGGGCATGGAGCAGGGTCTCCGGCAGGTCGAGGTCTTCGTCAGGGGCCCGGGCGCCGGGCGCGAGTCGGCCATCCGCTCGCTCCAGGCATCCGGTATCCACGTGACCAGCATCCGCGACCTTACGCCGGTGCCGCACAACGGCTGCAGGCCCCGCAAGCGCCGCCGCGTCTAG
- the rpsM gene encoding 30S ribosomal protein S13, whose translation MAIVSGVNIPDGKRVHVALQSIYGIGEYQALDILSKAGIQNNPRVKDLTETELTRIRDIVDHGKKVEGDLRREVNLNIRRLIEVGAYRGIRHRRGLPVRGQRTKTNARAKRGRRIPVAGKKQVTRK comes from the coding sequence ATGGCGATTGTATCCGGCGTTAACATACCTGACGGCAAGCGTGTCCATGTGGCCTTGCAGAGTATCTACGGCATTGGCGAGTACCAGGCCCTGGATATTCTCTCCAAGGCGGGGATCCAGAACAACCCGAGGGTCAAGGACCTGACGGAGACTGAGCTCACCCGCATCAGGGACATCGTCGACCACGGCAAGAAGGTAGAGGGCGATCTTCGCAGGGAGGTCAACCTGAATATCCGCCGCCTTATCGAGGTCGGCGCATACAGGGGTATTCGCCACCGCCGCGGGCTGCCCGTTCGTGGGCAGAGGACCAAGACGAACGCCAGGGCCAAGCGCGGCCGCCGCATACCTGTAGCGGGCAAGAAGCAGGTAACTCGCAAGTAG
- a CDS encoding 50S ribosomal protein L29, translating to MEIDDIRALGDADLATELVESRKDQMNLRFRAATMQLANVHEISKIRKRIARINTVIRERELARTAR from the coding sequence ATGGAAATCGACGATATCAGAGCATTGGGTGATGCCGATCTGGCCACGGAGCTGGTGGAGTCGCGCAAGGATCAGATGAACCTGCGCTTCCGCGCCGCCACCATGCAGCTGGCCAACGTGCACGAAATCAGCAAGATCCGCAAGAGGATTGCGCGCATCAACACCGTGATCCGAGAAAGGGAGCTGGCGAGGACCGCAAGATGA
- a CDS encoding 50S ribosomal protein L15, translating to MRLHDLKPAEGAKKDRKRVGRGDGSGSGSYSGRGMKGQKARSGGQMRPGFEGGQLPIIKAMPRLRGFTNKFRVEYSEINVDQLGGFAANVEVTAKILAEAGILKDAKKPVKVLGRGELSVPLVVEAQKFTGSARQKIEAAGGSVREIS from the coding sequence ATGCGATTGCACGATCTCAAGCCCGCAGAGGGCGCAAAGAAAGACCGAAAGCGCGTAGGTCGCGGCGACGGCAGCGGTAGCGGCAGCTACTCCGGCCGCGGCATGAAGGGACAGAAGGCCCGGAGCGGTGGGCAGATGAGGCCCGGCTTCGAGGGCGGCCAGCTCCCCATAATCAAGGCAATGCCCCGCCTGCGCGGCTTTACAAACAAGTTTCGCGTGGAGTACAGCGAGATTAACGTGGACCAGCTTGGCGGGTTTGCCGCCAATGTCGAGGTTACCGCGAAGATCCTGGCTGAAGCCGGCATCCTGAAGGATGCCAAAAAGCCGGTGAAGGTCCTGGGCCGTGGGGAGTTGAGCGTTCCTCTGGTGGTGGAGGCCCAGAAATTCACCGGGTCCGCACGACAGAAGATTGAAGCTGCCGGCGGCAGCGTCAGGGAGATCAGCTAG
- a CDS encoding 50S ribosomal protein L6 codes for MSRIGNLAIALPKGVEATVKGSEVTVKGPKGTLTQSFNPEMKITADKASIKVQRPSDERGHKAVHGLTRALIANMVTGASQGYTKSLELVGVGYRVQPSGKGVSLSLMYSHTVDVQPVAGVTLEVEGTTKVHVKGIDRQVVGQLAAKIRGVKPPNAYTGKGIRYVGEQVRLKPGKSARRAA; via the coding sequence ATGTCCAGGATAGGTAATCTGGCCATCGCACTCCCAAAGGGTGTTGAGGCCACAGTGAAGGGCAGTGAAGTGACCGTGAAGGGGCCGAAGGGCACTCTCACCCAGTCATTCAACCCCGAGATGAAGATCACGGCCGACAAGGCATCCATCAAAGTGCAGCGGCCGTCCGATGAGCGAGGCCACAAGGCGGTGCACGGACTGACACGCGCACTGATAGCCAACATGGTGACCGGCGCGAGCCAGGGTTACACCAAGTCGCTGGAGCTTGTCGGCGTCGGCTATCGAGTGCAGCCATCCGGCAAGGGCGTCAGCCTGAGCCTGATGTACAGCCACACCGTTGATGTCCAACCGGTCGCCGGCGTTACCCTCGAGGTTGAGGGCACTACCAAGGTGCACGTGAAGGGCATCGACAGGCAGGTAGTCGGCCAGCTGGCCGCGAAGATACGTGGAGTTAAGCCGCCCAATGCCTACACAGGCAAGGGCATCCGATATGTTGGCGAGCAGGTCCGGCTGAAGCCGGGCAAGAGCGCCAGGAGGGCTGCGTAG
- the rpmJ gene encoding 50S ribosomal protein L36 gives MKISASVKTRCAKCRVIRRHGRVMIICTNLKHKQRQG, from the coding sequence ATGAAGATTTCGGCTTCGGTAAAGACGCGTTGCGCCAAGTGCCGGGTTATCCGGAGGCACGGCCGCGTCATGATTATTTGCACGAATCTGAAGCACAAGCAGAGGCAGGGTTAG
- a CDS encoding type Z 30S ribosomal protein S14: MAKESKIARWKKPQRFAVRYHNRCNRCGRPRAYIRHAGLCRICFREMALTGMLPGVRKASW; encoded by the coding sequence TTGGCTAAGGAATCCAAGATAGCACGGTGGAAGAAGCCACAGCGGTTCGCCGTAAGGTACCATAACCGCTGCAACCGGTGTGGCAGGCCTCGCGCCTACATCAGGCACGCCGGCCTCTGCCGCATATGCTTCAGGGAAATGGCGCTCACCGGGATGCTTCCTGGAGTGCGCAAGGCCAGCTGGTAA
- the rplP gene encoding 50S ribosomal protein L16 — protein MLQPKRVKYRNKHRGRRKGIAVAGSGMNFGAFGLKATESAWVSSRQIEAARRVITRYARKGGKIWIRIFPDKSVSARPAETRMGGGKGAVDHWVAVVLPGRMLFEVSGIPESDAREALKLASNKLPMDCRVVSAHE, from the coding sequence ATGCTGCAGCCAAAGAGAGTTAAATACCGCAATAAGCACCGCGGGCGCCGCAAGGGCATCGCGGTAGCCGGAAGCGGGATGAACTTCGGTGCGTTTGGACTCAAGGCCACGGAGTCTGCCTGGGTTTCCTCCAGGCAGATTGAGGCGGCCCGCCGCGTCATCACCCGCTACGCCCGCAAGGGCGGCAAGATCTGGATCAGGATCTTTCCGGACAAGTCCGTCTCCGCTCGCCCTGCCGAAACACGCATGGGCGGCGGTAAAGGCGCCGTTGACCACTGGGTTGCAGTAGTCCTACCGGGCAGGATGCTGTTCGAGGTGTCCGGCATTCCTGAGAGCGATGCCCGCGAGGCCCTGAAACTGGCTTCAAACAAGCTACCAATGGACTGCCGGGTAGTCTCGGCGCACGAGTAG
- the infA gene encoding translation initiation factor IF-1: MSKKEAIEVEGRVTESLRDATFKVELANGHEVLAYVSGKIRMNYIRVLPGDRVLVELSPYDLSRGRITYRFR, translated from the coding sequence ATGTCAAAGAAGGAAGCGATAGAAGTAGAGGGCAGGGTAACGGAGTCCCTGCGAGACGCGACCTTCAAGGTAGAGCTGGCGAATGGCCACGAAGTGTTGGCTTACGTCTCTGGCAAGATTCGAATGAACTACATAAGGGTGCTGCCCGGCGACAGGGTTCTCGTTGAGCTCTCGCCTTACGACCTCAGCCGTGGCAGGATTACTTATAGATTCCGATAG
- a CDS encoding 30S ribosomal protein S5 yields MVTQQERINPEALALSERVVKISRVAKVVKGGRHLSFSAVVVIGDGAGHVGVGMGKADAVPDAVRKGVVEAKKNMIRVPLKGSTIPHEVVAYADASQVMLKPAGPGTGVIAGGAVRAVVELAGVKDILTKARGSTNPVNAVKAAFNGLAMLKDPQEVLAKRRQLVENPPVRRQPKQGQRKPRPPQAQPPQQQQQQVAAQNG; encoded by the coding sequence ATGGTGACCCAGCAAGAGAGAATCAATCCGGAGGCACTGGCCCTCTCAGAGCGTGTAGTGAAGATTTCCCGCGTCGCCAAGGTTGTGAAGGGCGGTCGCCACCTTAGCTTCAGCGCTGTGGTGGTCATCGGCGACGGCGCCGGCCACGTTGGCGTAGGCATGGGCAAGGCAGACGCCGTACCCGATGCCGTGCGCAAGGGCGTGGTCGAGGCAAAGAAGAACATGATACGCGTGCCGCTCAAGGGCAGCACAATTCCGCATGAGGTCGTAGCTTACGCGGACGCCTCCCAGGTAATGCTCAAGCCGGCCGGCCCGGGCACCGGCGTTATCGCCGGCGGCGCGGTCCGCGCGGTGGTTGAGCTTGCCGGTGTGAAGGACATTCTTACCAAGGCCCGCGGCAGCACCAACCCGGTCAACGCGGTCAAGGCCGCTTTCAACGGGCTGGCGATGCTCAAGGACCCCCAGGAGGTGCTCGCGAAGCGCAGGCAGCTCGTGGAGAACCCGCCGGTGCGACGCCAGCCCAAGCAGGGGCAGAGGAAGCCGAGGCCGCCCCAGGCCCAGCCCCCTCAGCAGCAACAGCAACAGGTGGCAGCTCAGAATGGCTAA
- a CDS encoding 50S ribosomal protein L24 gives MNVRKEDTVLVLRGRDRGKQGKVQQVLPKHGKVLVEGVNMVSRHAKASATVRQAGIIQKEMPLLAANVMLVCTHCSKPTRVGHRKLADGTKARVCKQCKEVIE, from the coding sequence ATGAACGTCAGGAAAGAAGATACCGTCCTGGTGCTGCGCGGACGAGATCGCGGCAAGCAGGGCAAGGTGCAGCAGGTCCTTCCGAAGCACGGCAAGGTGCTCGTTGAGGGCGTTAACATGGTTTCCCGGCACGCCAAGGCGTCTGCCACGGTCCGCCAGGCCGGCATCATCCAGAAGGAGATGCCCCTCCTGGCCGCCAACGTTATGCTTGTTTGCACACACTGCAGCAAGCCGACCAGGGTTGGTCATCGCAAGCTTGCGGACGGCACCAAGGCCAGGGTCTGCAAACAGTGCAAGGAAGTGATCGAGTGA
- a CDS encoding adenylate kinase, whose product MKVILVGPPGAGKGTQASRIAEHLKIPKVASGDLFREHRAKNTELGQLAKSYMDKGALVPDEVTIKMVMDWIEKNAKNGGFLLDGFPRTLPQAQALDAALKGKGGINRVLYIKVSEDELVRRLSGRRVCRSCQAVYNVNTAPPKKAGVCDACGGELYQREDDKPEAVKHRIKVVYLQDTAPLVAYYKKAGVLREINGERSIEEVGQDLIGAVKR is encoded by the coding sequence TTGAAAGTCATCCTTGTTGGACCCCCGGGCGCGGGAAAAGGCACCCAGGCGTCAAGAATCGCCGAGCATCTGAAGATTCCGAAGGTTGCCTCCGGCGACCTGTTTCGCGAGCATCGGGCAAAGAACACTGAACTGGGCCAGCTCGCGAAGTCCTACATGGACAAAGGCGCTCTGGTCCCGGATGAGGTCACCATCAAGATGGTGATGGACTGGATTGAGAAGAACGCGAAGAACGGCGGTTTTCTGCTGGACGGCTTTCCGCGGACTCTCCCCCAGGCGCAGGCGCTCGATGCGGCACTCAAGGGCAAGGGCGGGATTAACCGGGTGCTTTACATAAAGGTGAGCGAAGACGAACTCGTTCGTCGCCTGTCCGGTCGCAGGGTATGCAGGTCCTGTCAGGCAGTCTATAACGTTAACACGGCCCCGCCTAAGAAGGCGGGAGTGTGCGATGCCTGCGGTGGTGAGCTTTACCAGCGCGAGGACGATAAGCCCGAGGCGGTAAAGCACCGGATTAAAGTGGTGTACCTCCAGGACACGGCGCCTCTTGTGGCGTACTACAAGAAGGCCGGGGTTCTGCGGGAGATCAACGGCGAAAGGTCTATCGAAGAGGTCGGACAGGACCTCATCGGGGCAGTCAAGAGATAA
- the rpsH gene encoding 30S ribosomal protein S8 encodes MAVATDPIADMLTRIRNAVAVRHESVTVPASNMNSSLAKILKEEGFIEDFEVSQGQNVQGAIKVYLHYRGKEESAITGIKRVSRPGLRVYVRKGEIPRYYGGMGVAVLSTSKGVMTGKSAWREGVGGELLCYVW; translated from the coding sequence ATGGCAGTAGCTACAGACCCCATCGCAGATATGCTGACGCGCATTCGTAACGCCGTGGCCGTGCGCCACGAATCGGTCACGGTGCCTGCGTCCAATATGAACTCGTCTTTGGCCAAGATCCTCAAGGAAGAGGGCTTTATCGAGGACTTCGAGGTGAGCCAGGGCCAGAACGTCCAGGGCGCCATCAAAGTGTACCTCCACTATCGCGGCAAAGAAGAGTCCGCAATCACAGGTATCAAAAGGGTCAGCCGCCCCGGCCTGCGGGTGTACGTGCGCAAGGGCGAGATTCCCAGGTACTACGGCGGCATGGGTGTAGCCGTACTCTCCACGTCCAAGGGCGTGATGACGGGCAAGTCCGCGTGGCGCGAAGGCGTCGGCGGAGAGCTGCTCTGCTACGTTTGGTAA
- the rplN gene encoding 50S ribosomal protein L14: protein MIQQYSRLKVADNSGAKVIRCIGVPGGSGRVYATLGDVIVASVREAVPAAAVKEGDVVKAVIVRTTKEYRRPDGSYIKFDDNAAVLINDELMPRGTRIFGPVARELRDKNFMRIVSLAPEVL from the coding sequence GTGATTCAGCAGTATAGCCGATTGAAGGTCGCCGATAATTCCGGCGCAAAGGTCATCAGGTGTATCGGCGTGCCGGGCGGCTCAGGCCGCGTGTACGCCACCCTTGGTGACGTGATCGTTGCCTCCGTCCGCGAGGCCGTGCCCGCCGCCGCCGTCAAGGAGGGCGACGTGGTGAAGGCCGTCATTGTGAGGACCACCAAGGAATACCGCAGGCCGGACGGGTCCTACATCAAGTTCGATGACAACGCCGCTGTGCTCATCAACGATGAGCTGATGCCTCGCGGCACGCGCATCTTCGGGCCGGTGGCCAGGGAGCTGCGCGACAAGAACTTCATGAGGATCGTCTCCCTCGCTCCGGAGGTCCTGTAA